GACGttggtattaaataaataatagaattcagccgaGACCATTGATTTTCGTCAATACCGTTATGTCCTAAACGACgccgtcgtaaacggttttgacgtatttaatttttgtttgagaAGGTCATATATATTCTGcatacaacattatttttttgaaccaGTAGCCGATAGAAGTACCCGATCTGATGGCGAAATGGTGTGCAAGGCTCGTTCTATGCATTCTTCCTGAGGTCCCAGGAATCTGCTACCCACAAGGGAATTACAAAATTTGACATAGGAGTGGAAACCCATCATACCCATAATGGATATGACCAATTCAGTTGATCCCACTAGAGGCCCCACGAATTTAAACGCGgtaattagtattttacaatttatttttatttaggtagccaacatattttataaaacaaaaccaaaGGTATGTACCAACAAATACTTGCCATAAATTGccctagtaaaatatattacttagaAATAATGTGTGTGTCGGTAACGGTGTGTCTGTGTGTGTAATATTGTGCCATGTgtgatttacaaaaaaaatatttgtaatttgtgtagtctttgttttattaaaaatgtcaatttGAGAACATATATCGTTATACGGgacacaatttatatttacgggaatagttatttttatttttacattatcacTTGCTATATCGAGTTTTAGAATACCTATGTAGGAATAGAATCCAAGATCATAGACGTCTCGGTTTTACGAAATCggttaaaaggccggcaacatcATCGCgtgccctctggcattgagagtgtccatgggcggccgACAGGGGAACCTCCACTTGCCGCCAGTTCAATAAAATAAGTCCTCTGCATGAACAATTATTGCTTTGTCAAAAGAGTATACTTGGCTTTACGGGTCTAAgacattttcattaataagcGAAAACAGCACAACTTTTTGTTACTATCGTCAAAACCACTAAAAtgtttgacataattaaatcaatccCTGTTAAAACGTGAGGGTTTAGTGGGTTGTGAGAATAGCAAATTATTTGCGGTGTAACCTATTTCCACGAGAATTTAGGTGTACAACGTTCGCCGCCCAATCTCATGAATATTTCATACAAGTGTTACATGTACTTTGTGTTTGCAAAGGCAGGTGAAAATCACCATTTTCACATATTTAATGTACTTTCGTTATGCTGTGtgaatataagtatttttcgTTAAACACTCGCTCGTGCGGTGTAGAAATCTTTAGGAAGGTTGATCACTTAGTTCCAtgttagaataaaatattacgaaaaaGCTTAAGATAATTGGGACCAAAATCAAGCAGCTATTCTGagcttgaaaataaaattatcatggAATTAgctattaagtttgttatggaaaaCTTGAAACCTCGACAGGTATTCTTGAAGTGAATTTTCTTTAGGCGCTTAAGGGTATTTTTTTGCGAATTAaacgcaataaaaataatattagcgttACGaaatgtgcagcgtttttgtcgaagggagagagcgattgagaccgattgcgagagagagtgagatagggagatcgagaaaaaaaacacgctattggttgatgtattcgtttagacatattagaactttagatggcataTCTGTTACgcagaattttaattatttatattatctttatatatatagaatataaatatacaaatacatggagtgataatatactggtacataatcatctattggggcttataccttagtaataattaatttacaaagaagtttcacttttgaCATGTGCACTtttgtttacttaaaagggttctgaaatcttacacattatgaaatcttacacattaacaaagcattgtttataataaaaaatacatttttattttgttcctgaaagcatattttttttcaaatttgaaTATCAACCCTCAGACATAGAACAAATGCGTATAATTTCATTTGCGCGTAAATTTCCtgcttaaaacattttttctatattctaGACTTTTCTTCTAACGAACAATTTAACAGTAGTATGTTATCCATACTAATATTCCTCagatttgtatatttgtatgtatgtaacaaataaactCAGAAACTGGATCAATTTCAAAAATCTTATCAATTGAATGCTACATTATTACTCAATATTTACTATATGAGCTGTATTTATTccgtaaacattaaaaaaactttttttaattaggctCTTACATTTGaggatttcttttataatagtaataccAGTTTTACATCTACCCAAGTAGCATAACTATATAGTAAAactattaatacattttgttacaGATAGTTCTTTGACTTTTGActagtaaataaaaagaatacaaAATGCGCTTACTTgagaataaatttatgttgCCGTATCAAATCTCCGATTCGCTTTTTGTACTTTAGTTGGAAGTTTTTGTTCGAATACAGCTGCGTTTCATTTAAGTCtaggaaattaaaaacaaaagaggaCTTTAAAGCAGTCACTAGTCGAAAAGTTTgtctcatttaataattttatatttaaaagaaatttcagTCTtagacattaatattttagtggTATTGAAGATGCCTTGTTGCAGTatgatgtaataataattatttgtactaCTCATGGTTTCGGGAGCGCCCGGTCTTTTAGATGGTAAGGTGTCTCTTACAAGTCTATAATACGAAATTACCGTTTCAAGATGCGTGACGTAGGCAAACAGTTATCTTAAATTAAGGCATAAGAGTGAAATGTTAAAAGATGActtattaatcaattattaataaaatcgacGACGCATCGttttttcttgtaaaattatattttgttaggaCATAAAGGACTTTGTGAATCCATCAAGTAAacgagtttttattaattcaatttacaatACAGGTGTCGCCATCTGTTATCGTCCAGCCACGTGTGCCGTCACGCAATTGCCCTTTGAAACAAAACTTACCGTGAAAATCCAATTTGCAATCCTTTAGTATATGTCTAAAGCAGTCACCCAAAATCGAGTACTGACATAGCAGGTGCATAACGTGAGCTTGAATTATAAGGTCATTCACCATGACAAAATACGACATATAGGAGAATACTATGATGACCAGGAAGTAGGTGATTTGGTACCTCAATTGGTTCTGGTAGGAGAAAGGTAGGCGTATCGGTACCATTAGGTTGTAATCCAAATCGTCGACCAAAGGATAGATATGCCTGAAAGATGATTGTTGActctaagtttttttttttttttttttttttataaaatagggggcaaacgggcaggaggctcacctgatgttaagtgataccgccgcccatggacactctcaatgccagagggctcgcgagtgcgttgccggccttttaagaatttgtacgatttattatagattatttattatttattatattatttattatttattatatatttattatatttattatttattatatttatatttattgatagctttataatcaaaaattatattatatataaaattatccaatgtgcagagcagtgttggccttgtggctttaaggactcttatccctgatgtcgtaggttcgatcgctCTGCACtgatggactttctttctatgtccgcATTTAACTTTCGCTCAAACGGCGAAGAAAAGCATTGTGTTCCCCAGCTTGCTTTAGTCCCAAAATCACGatggcatgtgtcaggcacatgaGGCTTATAACCTACATGCTTAGATTGACCATGAAAGAGATACATAAATCCGAGacctaataaatttatttatttgaaaattaaaatcttactTTTTGTTATTTCGTTATATGcttacatatttaatacaatttatattttatattcaataaaagctttatacaaataaaatgaattcttcATTTCATACATTTCGAGGGAATTTCTAATATTGTATACCATCCACGCTGATAAAAACGTGtctacattatatattaacattttaaggcTGATTTCGTTTCGGTGAACATTTACTACTAGCTACTTAATGGATTCTTTTCTGTATTGTACCAAGGAGGCTGTCGAAATTTCTACACCCTCCTCCTTATTCCTCTTAGCGAGTGATATACAGGGTGGCCAAAAAGTTGTGGATCAAACGCAACTAGGGGTTAGATGGTTATCAGACTCGACTCCATCAgagttatcatttattttgcgttttttaaataattcttattaaaattagaataaatctacgttctgtatctttttcataATATCCATTAGATTGTTACTTATGAGTCCTTGCGTTAGACATGCTATTTATGGTTGTTTATTGGGTGTATtgaagataatattaagttttacgaAATGACATTTCCCAACTTCTTATTTACTTCGGATcacactattaaaaaaaactttgtccACCTGTATAGATAACACATGttactatttaataacaattatgtgTGGCTAATAAATACCCTGGCAGCACACAGAgaccaatatttttaaatgtattaattttctttttattaatctgtaaatatttttattattactatgtaggttattaaactttatatactgtatatttgattgttactattactaaaaaaatactacaccaacattataaaaaaaaatataaataacgtaacttattattatgacataataattaatatgacattatgggtctgtttcacaatgtacggataagttctacataagttctaaataagctatttattacttactgGTAAGATAAACACTATTGTTGCGTTTCACGACTGTCAGATAGCGCTATTCGTCACATAAAGTTCATCATAGGTTATGTGCCCGATGAAACGCAAAGTTTCTTATTCGGAACTTTtatctttcaaataatttatgtgttgcaTAAATTATTTGGTACTGTATCCATAAATTGTGAAACAGAACCTATATGTCTATTATATATGTGcggttttttataattaatcaatctaaatgtgtaattttctttgcaaataaacgatatattagttatttacgACAAAATTAACCCAAGTTGAACTGCAAGGTAGCTAGCGAACTATTTTGagaaaaacctttttatttttgactaaATACTAAGCGTATCTAACACTAAACATCTTCTgtggatttatttaacaataaataatatttaccacGGTATAACCGTACATGTCCCCAGCGCTAAGAGTAGCTTTAAATTAGCCTCACTTCTCCTTTGCCAAACTTCCAGCAACTTTTTCCTTTCATCCGTCGATAAATCAAAGTTCGGCGAACTCATGGACGAAGCTAGTCTTTTGAACACGTTCTCGTAGGCTAACTATAACGTGTGTACAAAGTAAATTTTCCTGTCTTGAGACAAGTCAAGAAtcgttatatgtttttatattacaaacaatatttgGCAGGACAAAAAccatttattaactatttaaaatatataatataagttaattGATAGAAATAATCTCTCGAGATGTTTTAAAACTGCAAAGTTTGGGTAGGAAATTTAAAACTGGTACATTTATTTGGTGAAACGTACTATAAATAAGCCCATTGTTCTAACACCTGTTTTCGAAAAGCACTGTAATACGAATTCTCGCCTCAGAGTATgggacaaaaatatattgtgttgaattattaattgttaccTTTCCAGATCTATGTTGGGCTTCAGCGTCCTACTCTCGTCCCTAAAGTCGTAGCTTCAATCCCCAGTTGcgcaatagactttctttctatatgtacatttaacattcactcgaaagGTGAAGGTAAGCATCGTGAAGAAAACTatgtgtatcaggcacaggagactaatcacctacttgccaattagattaacaaatgatcatgagaGAGATtgaaaaatctgaggcccagacctttaaatgttgtagcgtatctgtttttttaaatacctttttccTATATTTGCAGACAGCGCCAAGTTGAATCATTAGTATATTAAAGCTATCAGTGATTGTGTCTAACGTCCACTGCCTACTCAAAAACTGCCATAATTCActcataaataaaagtatcaaAGCAGCCTTCACTGCATTACTGTATATGTAGTACTTTTGATTCTCAGGGGAAAATGATAGacctgaaataataatttataacattacgCGAACGACTTTTCGAAAGCTTTCAGGAGTATTTGGCAGAGGTTagtaaagtttttttgtatgcaaagAGGATAATAATGTGTTTGATCAAATTTTGCGTAAAAAAAAGTCtgtcaataataaatacatacgcAGGTAACAAGCGCGGATAtgtttaatcattttatttttatacgcgTGAACAAAATGTATGTTACGCGTACGACTCTGACAAATAGAAGTCACActtagattttagttttactctatattattccctcgcgtacaacaatatatattagcGAAATAATGTTAACTACTATATAACGAATGAATGCGATGTATCAGTCGAAGAGAGTGCTTTTACTATCGGGGCGTACAACGATTTAGTGAATCGCAACGTTTATTAAACTaagagtgagcaaaatgtacagccttggctcgtgtTTAGTGCTAAGCCTCTGACGCTAAGTCCATTATTTCCTTGCATAAGGTACTCTGCATCCCTACTTGAAATTCCTGGATTAAGCTTATTAGCTTTGAATGTAATTAAcctactaataaattaatcctAAAGTTATCTGCATAATCAATGAATAACTGTAAACCAATCGGTGaacagtttatattaaaagcaaCTCGGCAAAGAAAACCGAGTGAATCTATCgaaattctgtaaaaataaattcataactCAACCTAACCGCATTTCAGGTTTGTTTATATTACtggtttgttaaattttaacgtaataaaaattaattaatgccCATGTCTATTTCGAGGGAACCCAAACATCACGTGTCCCCAATTAGACAGACATCTGTGTTACACATATGTAAAGAATACATACTGTATTCTGTATAGTGTAGTGTAGTATGTATGTAGGAGATTTcccattaataaaattttaataagccaTCTTACTGATTCAGTCCTACACATATCATAAGATCTATAAAAgaagaaattataattgtatcaCAACAGTTTTCTTTAGATCCTGAAGGTACAATATATAATGCGGTTGGAGAGATTGGGGCTGCGAGTGCCAAATAATCACACTTCGCGTGGTAAGCGGTCGCAATTGCTTGCAGTGCCTCAAGCGCGTACAAATTTACTCAGAGAAGTATCAGTTACGCGTGTCTTACGCACTATGACACGGATTCATTTACATGCACTCTGACTTAATTCACATGAATtgcattgtttataatttagttacacaATGGTTTAGGTtgcatgtttttttaataataataagttctctattgtattaagttactgATAAAATgggaaataaaatgttaaataaatgtttggagtttgaaattaattaagattataaaCACGTGCTGAAAATTTAGGTACtcaagtataaattatttacgaaaTAACCGCCCAAAGCTTATCTCATTATTAGACATAAGAAATTTTTTACTGGTTTACATGAACGAAATCCCTGGCACAAAGATGTgtgataatgtttatattagtaTCGTTCACGTGTTGGTTACAAGTTATTTTGGTGTATTAGGCCACATACAAAGAGTTTTCCATATTTCAAACGTTAAAGGCGATGTCAgtgcgttttttttaaatgcaacagtaggcaaacgggcaggacgctcatctgatgttatgtgatgCTGCGTATGGACACTAGCTTTACCAGAAGGTATATGCGTTGCTAAGTTAAGAATTAGTACTCTGTTTTCTTGAATGAAACTGTATAATTGGTACGATTTTTTGAAGATGTCGTCTAGATGATCTCTCTGTATTCCGTTGGATGAATTCTCATACAGTACAGTGGATTATAGCTTAGCTATCTTTCTGACTGAATCATTAACTATCGAAGTTGCATCGTATGACGAAACAGTGTGTGTTTTCAACAATCGatgaaatgtgttttatttttagccgTACAGGTGTTAGAGCTGAGTCATCTAgttattttatgtactatCAGTGAAATTTTACGCAGTCTTTGAAGTCTTTATAAGACAGTCACACTTCTAAGTTTTTTTACTCTTAgtatttattgtcttttgttaacatagcttttacacatttaaagaaaaatttgtttgattttgacatttaacaccttttgtcttaagccaccgtgaccacgtacgccgctgtaaagcacgcgaaacgtcgggagaaatttaaaattatgtaaaataattataagtttacaataatacgtatatagcttcaatccagaaaaaggtgttttctttttttactcctgctaagataaataatacaaaataatttttacattacacATGTACAATCGACTCGTGTTTCCTCTCAAATTCTTATAAAACTGAAATGAAACTAATGGTTGGACAACTATGCTCAACGgcaatatataaacaaactttCGACCACACCACATCAAATAGAACGTAAACCGTACTTCGCCGACTGGATCTTCTCTTTCAAAGGCTCTTTCATCTTTAATCACTTtcataataactaaattttcaGTTTCGATTTAAAACCTCAACTTTATTGCGCGTACTTTTTATGcattgtaccacaaagaacgctTCGGTTGCTGTTAcgcaattttataataacaagtCCTGATTACACACCTCGCCTCGGTATACAAAGACATTCTTAAGACGAAAAGGTACAGTTGTCAGTTATAAggataaagataaaattcgtaTGGGGACAATGAAAGGTTTGaatataacaaatactttGGTCTTTAAATGGTTGTCAATACACAAAGACTCATTAGGCCGTTCGTAACAAACAAGTGAAAATCAAGTGGTGATCGGCCTAGTCAAAGTATTATCCTCATcaattaatcattaatattattgatttaataaactgttttATCATGTGATGTGATATAGTACACCTACAAGCATTTTGAAAAAACCTTGGTATTTTCAAGAGCAAGTGTATATTGCCCGTTCTTCTAGTCCGTGCAACGTCCTCAATTTGAGAACTGTGAgtagatataaatttagaaacacACGATTCTGtcgttaataaatgtaaattaatttacctaCACGAATAAATGATAtctttatttgatttgattcaATTGCCTAACAATCTTAGTACTAAGACATGCCTACTCAAATCGAATCCTTCTCGTACAACTGTAGTACAATTATAGTGTTATGtaaacttattacttcacgaccctataatcataaatatgttaaatggaatagatatataatataattaattagccCAAGAGACAGAATCCTAGCGAAAAAGCCAGTCcactatattgttttttttaatgtaatttgtaataaaatttatactcCTTTTTTCTCTTACAGAAAGAAGTAAGAAGACTCTTATAACACGTTACTCTTTAACACATTTTCATATAACGTGGTAGTCCTCCAAATAACAACAGTACTgtgacatttataattatttgtacgCACATATTTCGTTCATAACATAGTTT
This is a stretch of genomic DNA from Pieris brassicae chromosome 1, ilPieBrab1.1, whole genome shotgun sequence. It encodes these proteins:
- the LOC123709891 gene encoding odorant receptor 13a-like; the protein is MGLIHRVWIKLTPTTAVQDCGREEIMYFEYLYRVIYLAGLSFSPENQKYYIYSNAVKAALILLFMSELWQFLSRQWTLDTITDSFNILMIQLGAVCKYRKKLAYENVFKRLASSMSSPNFDLSTDERKKLLEVWQRRSEANLKLLLALGTCTVIPWHIYPLVDDLDYNLMVPIRLPFSYQNQLRYQITYFLVIIVFSYMSYFVMVNDLIIQAHVMHLLCQYSILGDCFRHILKDCKLDFHDLNETQLYSNKNFQLKYKKRIGDLIRQHKFILNNTLDLRDILSAPMLVQLAVSTILICSIGYQLVATSIHMNVTKWLMSFLYLGYNMFGLYILCRWCEEVKIQSKAIGDAVYFSRWEDGITQVPGIRSSILMILARCNKPLVLSAGGMYDLSLQGYATIVKTSYSALTVLLRFRQN